CAGAACTTAACATTACTGCCCATAGGGGAGGGTTCGAAAACCAAATCATTTTTTGCATAAATGCAAAAAAAAATGATACCATATCAAAGCCCCTCCCTTTGGGGGAGGGGTTTGGGGTGGGGTGCATTTAAGACTTTTATCGTTGTAACAACGCAAGCTATTTCAAAAAGAAAAACGAAGTTTGAACCCCCATGCAGCTTACAAGTTTAGAAATTAAAGGATTTAAAAGTTTTGCAGACAAGGTAGTTTTACGATTTGATGCAGGCATCACAGGGGTAATCGGACCCAACGGCTGTGGCAAGTCTAACGTCATCGATGCCATTCGCTGGGTGCTGGGCGAACAGCGCACCAAACACCTGCGCTCGGATAAGATGTCCAACATCATTTTTAATGGCACAGCCAAACGCAAAGCCGCCGATTTTGCCGAAGTTACGCTGCATTTTGAAAATAATAAAAACCTATTACCTGCTGAATACAAGGAAGTTAGCATCACACGCAAGTATGCTCGCAATGGCAATGGCGACTACTTTCTCAATGGCGTTGCGTGTAGGAAAAAGGACATCTTAGACCTGCTCGCTCCCACAGGCGCGACAGCCAATAGCTATGCGATTATCGAGCTAAAAATGGTCGATGATATTTTAAATGACCGCGAAGATGCCCGCAAACAGATGTTTGAGGAGGCGGCAGGTATTGCCCAATTCAAACAGCGCAAAAAGGAGAGCCTTAGCAAGCTCGAAAGCGTGGATACGGATTTGGAAAGGGTAGAAGATTTGTTAGGAGAAATTACGGCTAATATGAACCATTTGGAAAAACAAGCCGCCCAAGTGGATAAATATTTAGAGGCAAAGGATTCTTACCAGCGGCATAGCATTGCGCTTTCGAAACGCCAGATGCGCACTTTTCGCCAAAATTTGGAAAGTCAGACACAAAGACAAAGCGAACTTTTAGCAGAAAAAACACAACTGCATGCCCAAGTGGAAACGTTTGAGCAACACAGAGAAGCCATCAAAACCGACATAGAAAGCAAGGAAAGCACCCTAAGCGAACAAAGGCAGCAACTTTCGCGTCAGAACGAAAAAATCCGCTATGAGCAAACCGAAGCCCAACGCAAGCGCGATAGGGAAAAATATCTTTTGGAGCGCAAAGGGCAGGTAGAAAAACAAATCGTAGAAACAAAACAAAACAATGAAAGTCAGCTTGCTCAAATTGGCGAACTAAGCCAAAGTCAGGCTTTTTTACAAAGTCAGGTCGAAAGTTTAGAGGCAGAATTAGCCAACATAGAAACACTTTACAAAAAGGAAAAGCAGGCGCACGACTTCAAACGCAGCGAACTCAATTTGGTGCAGGATAGGGTGAAAAATCTGCAAAGCGAAATTTTGGTACTCACAAAAGAAAAAGAGGTAAAAGAAGCACAACAGGCTGCCCTTTTGCAGGAAAATGAGCAGTTGGGTTTGGAATTTTCGGGGCAGGAAGCACAAATTGATAAAGTAAATACACAACTTTCCGAACTGGAAGGCTTGGTAGAAAGCCTACAAAGCGATTTAGACCAACAAAAAAACGAACAAGCGGAAAAGGAAAGGCTTATCGGACGCACCCAACAGGAAATTGAGAAAGAGAAAGAAGAAAAAAACAATCTTTTACGCCGTTATGATGCACAAAAAAACGAAGTAAAGTTGCTCAAAACGTTGGTAGAAAGTAAGGAAGGGTATTCGCAAACGGTTCAATATCTAACACAAAACTTTAATCAGGTGCGCCCTGCCGCCTCTGAAAACGCGCTTCCTACACCGCCTTTGCTGACCGAATTGCTCGATTGCCAGCCCGAATACATTGCGGCTCTGCAAACTTTTTTGCAGCCCTTTATGAATTTCTTTGTGGTTGAAAATGAGCAAATTGCGCTACAAACTTTTGCCCATTTGCAAGAAGCTAAAAAGGGCAAAGCGCAGTTTTTCGTCTTAGAAAGGCTCAAAGATTTGCCCACGCCCCTGCTTTTAGATGTGCCACAGGCACTTTCGGCTTTGGCAGTGGTGCGTTTTGAGGCAAAATACAAATCGCTTTTTTATGCCCTTCTTCAATCGCTCTACTTTGTGGAGGAGGATTTTGACCCTGCCCAAACCTTGCTGCACCCCCAAGCGGTTTTTATCCGAAAGGATACAACTTTGCTTTATGGTAAAAATGGTGAATTAAGCGGCGGACAAGCCAAAGCCCAAGACGAAAAAAGTCTTTTAATTGGTAAAAAACAGCAATTAGAGAATTTAGAAAAAAGTTTGGTGCTTTTGGAAGCGCAAATTCAGAACCAAACTGCCCAAATAACCACCTTAGAAAGCGAAAAGAAGGAGTTGGAAGCGAGCAGTTTGCAGGCAAGTATTCAAGAAAAGCAAAAACAATTAAACCGTTATTTGCAAGAAAAAATATCTGCACAGGCGCGTTTAGAGCAAATGCAAGCCTCTTTGGAGCGCAGTTTGCAGCGCAAGCAGGTTTCGAATGAAAAGGTAAGCAGGCTCAAAAATTCTATTGAAGGCTTAGAGCCACAAATTGCCGAAAAGCAGTTTGTTTTGAAAACCAACGAGGAAAAAAAGAACCAGTTAGCCGCCGATTTCGAGCGCGACAGTTTGCGATTTGAAGCGCAAGATGCGTTTTTCAAAGAAAAAAATAAGCAGTTGTATGAAGAAAAAGCGCGTTTGGAAAAAATACAACAAGAAACTGCTTTTAAAGAAAATGCCATTGCACAAAACGCAGAAAGGCTTTACGATTTAGAACAAGAGGCACAACAAATTCAGCAGGAAAGTCAAAAATTGCATCTGCAAATCGAGGCACACCAGCAGCAGGAACGCGAACTAAGCCTTTTGAGAAATGAGTGGCAGCAGGTCTATGAGGAGGAGCAAGCCGCCTTTCGTCTTTTGCGGGCGCAAGATGAGGAATTGAGCCAGCAAATTAGAAATACAAGCCGCAAGATACAAGAAAATAACAATTCACTTTTAGAAATACAAAATAAAATTGGCGAAAGCCGCCTCAAACTAACGGCATTGCAGGAGCGTTTGCAGGCAGAATTTAATTTGGTTTTGGAAGAAGAGCAGATGCAGCAGCGCAGGGTAGAAGATGAGCTATCCGACGAGGTTTTGATAGAGGAGATAGAGTCGGCAAAACGCCGTTTGCAGCGCATTGGGGCAATCAATGAAACGGCAAAAGAAGCCTATTTGGAAGTAAAAGAGCGGCATGATTTTATCACCTCAGAAAAAGACGACCTTGTAAAAGCCAAAGAATCTTTGGTAATGACCCTTGCCGAATTAGAAGCCGAAGCCGAAAAAAGTTTTTCGGAGGCTTTCACTACCATTCGCCAAAACTTTATCGCCGTCTTTCGCTCCCTCTTTTCAGACGAAGATAATTGCGATTTAAAACTGCTCAATCCGCAGCAGCCCCTCGATTCGCCCATCGAGATTTTGGCACAACCAAAAGGCAAAAGACCGCTGACTATCAAGCAGTTATCAGGAGGTGAAAAAACACTAACGGCAGTGGCGTTGCTTTTTTCTATCTATCTCTACAAGCCTGCACCTTTTTGCATCTTCGATGAAGTAGATGCGCCCTTAGATGATGCCAACATCGATAAATTTACGCGCATTATACAAAAGTTTTCAAAAGAGGTGCAGTTTATCGTCGTTACGCACAACAAGCGCACGATGGTCAGTACCGATGTCGTCTATGGCGTAACCATGCCCGAAATTGGCGTTTCGCGTGCTGTGCCTGTTTCTTTGAAGGGCTTGGCGGTAAATTAGGTTATTTTTTGCCCAACGTCAGAAAAATCAGACCCAAAACCTAACAAGCGTCATATTTTAATACGTTCATTTTTGAGAATTTTGCCATAGCTTTCAAAGGGAAGGCTGTGGCTTTTTTGTGTGAAAAAGGCTCTTTTCTATTCTGTTTTCGTTTGCCTTCTGTGTTTGGTAGAAAGGCAAGTTTTGGTTGTCTTTTCTTAAAATTATCATAAAAAAACGGCGTAGGATTGTATAGTCATTTGTTTTTGGTATAAAAAGCAGATAAAAAAAGCCTTTGTAACAAATGTTCCTTTTTATGAACCTCAAACTGCCGAACTTTGTAGCATCAAAAGGGCATCAAAGCCCCATCTTTTCTTTCACCTTCATTTTACTACCTCAAAACCTTCTACGACCATGAAAATCGAACAAATCTATACAGGCTGTTTGGCACACGCTGCTTATTATTTGGAAAGCCAAGGCGAGGCGGCTATTTTTGACCCGCTGCGCGAAGTTGCGCCCTACATAGAACGCGCCCAAAAGTCGGGAGCGAGCATTAAATACGTTTTCGAAACACACTTTCACGCCGATTTTGTGAGCGGTCATTTGGATTTGGCACAAAAAACGGGAGCTAAAATTGTCTATGGTGCAACGGCAAAGCCTGCTTTTGAGGCGATTATTGCCCAAGATGGGGAAGTTTTTAAAGTAGGCGGCGCGACGGTAAAGGCTATCCATACACCCGGACACACGATGGAAAGTACCACCTACTTGCTCATTGACGAAGAAGGCAGCGAACATGGCATTATCACAGGCGACACGCTTTTTATAGGTGATGTAGGCAGACCCGATTTGGCGCAACACGTCATTTCCGACCTAACAGAGGAAAAATTGGCAAACCTTCTTTACGATTCTTTGCGCAATAAAATCTTACCACTTGCCGACCATCTTATCGTCTATCCAAACCATGGCGCAGGCAGTGCCTGTGGCAAAAAGATGAGCAAAGAAACTACCGATACGCTGGGCAATCAGAAAAAGACCAACTACGCCCTACGTGCCGACATGACACGCGAGGAATTTATCAAAGAACTTTTGACAGGCTTAACAGCTCCTCCCCAATATTTTCCTCAAAATGTTTTAATGAACATCAAAGGATATGACAGTTTGGATACCATTATGCAAAAAGCCTTGCAAGCCCTTTCGCCCGAAGCCTTCGAAGCAGCAGCCAACGAAACCCAAGCCCTTGTCTTAGATACGCGTGATGCCGAAACTTTTGCAAAAGGTTTTATTCCCAATAGCATCAATATCGGTTTGGAAGGCAGCTTTGCGCAGTGGGTCGGTGAAATGATTTTAGACCTCAAACACCCCATTTTGCTTATCACCGACGAAGGCAAGGAGGAAGAAGCCGTCGTGCGTCTTTCACGTGTAGGGTATGATAATACGATTGGCTTTTTGAAGGGCGGTATTGCAGCTTGGCAAGCGGCAGGCAAGCAAATGGATAGCATCGAGCGCATTTCGGCAGAGGAATTGGCTTTGCGTTTGGAAAAAGGGGCGGTCAAGGTTTTTGATGTCCGCAAAAAGAGTGAATTTGATTCGCAGCATATCGTAGGGGCGCAAAACATTCCACTCAATCAAATCAATCAGCACTTGGCAGAATTGCCTAAAAATGAACCTTTTATCCTGCATTGTGCAGGTGGATATCGTAGTATGATTGCCGCTTCTATGCTCAAACAACGCGGTTGGGATAATTTCGTAGATGTAAGAGGCGGATTTTCTGCCATAGAAAAAACGGCGGTCAAGACAACGGAATACGTTTGTCCGACTACTTTATTGTAACCCAAAACAATCACCACACTCAAAACCTACAAGGATTCAACGCCTAATAGGTTTTGAGTGTCTAAATCTTAACAACATGGAAAACAAAACTTCTTTTCAGGACTTAATTGCAGGCACAACGCCTGTCTTGGTGGATTTCTACGCCGATTGGTGCGCTCCCTGCCGCATGATGCAGCCTGTTTTGCAAGATTTAGCCGAAAAGATGGGTGAGCAGGTAAAGATTGTGAAAATCAATGTAGATAAAAACCCTTCGGCGGCAGCGGCTTATGGCGTGCGCGGGATTCCCACTTTTGTACTTTTCAAAGAAGGAAAAATCATCAATCGCAAATCTGGTTATATGCCTTTGCCCGAAGTTGAGAATTTTGTAAAGGGCGGTTTGTAGCCAAAAAATTAGACCCTAAGAGAAATTGAAGGCTCTTAGGGTTTGTTGTGGTCAGAAGTGTGTAAGCCCAATATTTTTACGTAATACTTTGTGGTATCTTGAAAATAACTTCCTAACTTGGTTCAGTCATTGGTGGGGACACCAACAACAGCACAGGAACAAGATATTTTACTAATTCAACTTTTTCCAAAAAGCAACTATAAAAGATAACTTAATAGTTGCTTTTTGGTATTTTATAGCATCTTGAAAATGCAAGTTTAGGGCTTGCAAAAAATAGGATTGTAGGGTAGTTCCCTAAAATAACTCTCTTAACGACTAATCACATAGCTTGCACCAGAAGCAGGCGTGAGAACAGTGCCGTTGTTTGTAGAAAAACGCACGCTTGCGACAACTCCAAACTCTTTAGACACAAAGAAATAATCAACATACTCAACCACATTTCCCTGTGTGATATTGAGTGCAGCTAATAGAGGAGCAGGAGCAAGTTCTCCATTAAGATAGTAAGTATTGGTATATTTTTCTGTATTTTTTACCAATAGTACCTCCGTGTTTGTTGCGATAGCACCTTGCGGCAACGATACTTTTCCCCACCCCACTACTTCGGAAGCAGTAACATACTCAATAGTTCGCTCGACAGGTGCATTAGAAATGCCAAAGCCTGCTACATCTAAAGTATATTTTTCAATAAGTTTAGATTCTTCTGTATTGTTATTACCATAACGCAAGGGAAACTTGAGTATAAGTTGTTTTGGAGTTATGGGCAAATCTATACCCGCAGAGGTGATTACTGCTCCCTGCAACTCTGCGCTCCCTGCATCTACTTTGACCCCTACCATAAAAAAGCCGTCCGAAGATACCTCGTAGTACTCGTTCAAGGTGAAATTTGGCAAAAAATTAGAAGGTGCTGTACGCACAAAGGTAGCAGACGAAAAAGAGCTACCAGCAGGAATGGCGTTGTTTTGAGCAGACACTCTGGGTTGCGCACTTGCAGATACAAAGGAATTTAAGTTCCACTCTACATTTTCTCCTTCTTGTGGAGGTTGTTGGATTTGCTCTGCACGCAAATTTGCTACCGTAACTACCGTACCTACCCTATTGGTGGGAGCATAGTCGGCAGAGGTTACTTCGATAGCGGCAGGTTCAGGGTTCGTATCTGGTTCGTCTTTGTCGTTA
The Hugenholtzia roseola DSM 9546 DNA segment above includes these coding regions:
- the smc gene encoding chromosome segregation protein SMC is translated as MQLTSLEIKGFKSFADKVVLRFDAGITGVIGPNGCGKSNVIDAIRWVLGEQRTKHLRSDKMSNIIFNGTAKRKAADFAEVTLHFENNKNLLPAEYKEVSITRKYARNGNGDYFLNGVACRKKDILDLLAPTGATANSYAIIELKMVDDILNDREDARKQMFEEAAGIAQFKQRKKESLSKLESVDTDLERVEDLLGEITANMNHLEKQAAQVDKYLEAKDSYQRHSIALSKRQMRTFRQNLESQTQRQSELLAEKTQLHAQVETFEQHREAIKTDIESKESTLSEQRQQLSRQNEKIRYEQTEAQRKRDREKYLLERKGQVEKQIVETKQNNESQLAQIGELSQSQAFLQSQVESLEAELANIETLYKKEKQAHDFKRSELNLVQDRVKNLQSEILVLTKEKEVKEAQQAALLQENEQLGLEFSGQEAQIDKVNTQLSELEGLVESLQSDLDQQKNEQAEKERLIGRTQQEIEKEKEEKNNLLRRYDAQKNEVKLLKTLVESKEGYSQTVQYLTQNFNQVRPAASENALPTPPLLTELLDCQPEYIAALQTFLQPFMNFFVVENEQIALQTFAHLQEAKKGKAQFFVLERLKDLPTPLLLDVPQALSALAVVRFEAKYKSLFYALLQSLYFVEEDFDPAQTLLHPQAVFIRKDTTLLYGKNGELSGGQAKAQDEKSLLIGKKQQLENLEKSLVLLEAQIQNQTAQITTLESEKKELEASSLQASIQEKQKQLNRYLQEKISAQARLEQMQASLERSLQRKQVSNEKVSRLKNSIEGLEPQIAEKQFVLKTNEEKKNQLAADFERDSLRFEAQDAFFKEKNKQLYEEKARLEKIQQETAFKENAIAQNAERLYDLEQEAQQIQQESQKLHLQIEAHQQQERELSLLRNEWQQVYEEEQAAFRLLRAQDEELSQQIRNTSRKIQENNNSLLEIQNKIGESRLKLTALQERLQAEFNLVLEEEQMQQRRVEDELSDEVLIEEIESAKRRLQRIGAINETAKEAYLEVKERHDFITSEKDDLVKAKESLVMTLAELEAEAEKSFSEAFTTIRQNFIAVFRSLFSDEDNCDLKLLNPQQPLDSPIEILAQPKGKRPLTIKQLSGGEKTLTAVALLFSIYLYKPAPFCIFDEVDAPLDDANIDKFTRIIQKFSKEVQFIVVTHNKRTMVSTDVVYGVTMPEIGVSRAVPVSLKGLAVN
- a CDS encoding MBL fold metallo-hydrolase, with the translated sequence MKIEQIYTGCLAHAAYYLESQGEAAIFDPLREVAPYIERAQKSGASIKYVFETHFHADFVSGHLDLAQKTGAKIVYGATAKPAFEAIIAQDGEVFKVGGATVKAIHTPGHTMESTTYLLIDEEGSEHGIITGDTLFIGDVGRPDLAQHVISDLTEEKLANLLYDSLRNKILPLADHLIVYPNHGAGSACGKKMSKETTDTLGNQKKTNYALRADMTREEFIKELLTGLTAPPQYFPQNVLMNIKGYDSLDTIMQKALQALSPEAFEAAANETQALVLDTRDAETFAKGFIPNSINIGLEGSFAQWVGEMILDLKHPILLITDEGKEEEAVVRLSRVGYDNTIGFLKGGIAAWQAAGKQMDSIERISAEELALRLEKGAVKVFDVRKKSEFDSQHIVGAQNIPLNQINQHLAELPKNEPFILHCAGGYRSMIAASMLKQRGWDNFVDVRGGFSAIEKTAVKTTEYVCPTTLL
- the trxA gene encoding thioredoxin, whose amino-acid sequence is MENKTSFQDLIAGTTPVLVDFYADWCAPCRMMQPVLQDLAEKMGEQVKIVKINVDKNPSAAAAYGVRGIPTFVLFKEGKIINRKSGYMPLPEVENFVKGGL